The Candidatus Methylomirabilota bacterium DNA segment TGCACTCGGCGCTGCGCTATGTGGCGCCCGCTGACTTCGAGGCAACGGTGGCGGTCCCGAGGCAGGAACAGCATGCTGTGAACGGCTGTCAACCAGAGGCTGTCACTAGTTTCCGTGTCTCACTTTAGGGGTGCACCCCACAACCTCTCCGTCCGGCACGCGAGCTCGCTGGTAGAGAGCCTCGCGGGCTGCCGTGAGCGCCTGCATGAGCAGCGCGCCCACTTCAGGCTCGAGCCGTCCCCGGAGGACCACCATGCCGTCCTCGTCCTGATGGACGTGAAGGGCTCGGCTCGCATGCCGCAGGGTGGTCTCCCGAGCCTCGGCCCGCCGATCCACCCGGCGCCAGCCGCGTACGATCCGCTCGACGTGCGCGGCCGTGCCCGCGCGCCCCACCGCCAGCAGCCGCGCTTCGGTCTCCGGCGTGGCCACCCGCGTGATGGCGCGCACCTTGGCGTACGACACCTGCCCCCGGGCAAGAGCCTCGGCGAGGAGCGGCAACGTCTCGAGGGCGCGGGCGACCCGGACCCGTTCGCGGGCCGCGCCGAGATCGAGCCCCACCCTCCAACTCAGCCAGGCGGCGCAGGAGCGGAAGCCCGTGTTCCACCCCCCGCGGGCGTCGAACTCTCGGATCATGGAGAGAAGGCGCGCGGTGGCAGCGTCGAGGTGCGCCGACAGCAGGGCGATCTCGTCGCCGAGCCGGTCCAGCTCGGATGAGGAATGGTTCTGCATGGCGAGCCCTCCTTCTCTTGCATCGAACCTACACCCTGATTTTCGGGCTCTCGGAGAGCGTCCGGGAGGGGCGATCCCGGGACGCGAAATGATTTTTGATCGGGTCCCGCCCGATCGCGCACCGGTGGACGCGTGCGCCCCGCTGGGCCGGCACGTGCCGAGAGCTGCTGCCGAGTGATCGACTCACCCGGCCGAGGCTGTCAAGCAGAAAAGCGCGGGACGCTGTGACTACATCGCCGCGCATCCGACTCGCCCTCATCGTCGAGGTCGCGCAGGTCGCCTCGACGCTGCGTCAGATGGGAGGAGTGCCTCTGACTCTGCTAGACTCCCGCCCAGCCTGTGAGGAGGCCTCCTGCATGGACCCGGTCCGTTTCCCCCGCGCCCCGCATCCTCGCGCGCCTGACTCGCAGGCCACCTGCGGGAGGACCCAGTGATAGACCGGCGCAGGTTCCTTGCTGGTAGTGGTGCGGTTCTCCTCGTCGCCCCGTTCGCCGCCGAGGCCCAGCAGGCGGCCAAGATTTCTCGAATAGGCTACCTGGCGAGCAACCTGGCCGCTAGCCCCCACATGAACGAGGCTTTTCGCCAAGGACTGCGTGACCTCGGTTACGTCGAGGGCCGCAATGTCGTGATCGAATACCGAGATGCCGGGGGGAAGTTCGAGCGGCTCCCCGCTCTCGCGGCCGAATTGGTTGCGCTCAAGGTTGATGTCATCGTGGCCTCAGACACGCCCGCCGCCCAGGCCGCTAAGCAAGCGACCAGGACCCTCCCCATTGTTTTCATTGGTGCTGGCGATCCCGTTACGAGTGGGCTCGTCAGCAGCCTTGCGCGGCCGGGCGGCAATGTCACGGGGTTGTCCCTCCTCGCCCCGGAGCTCGTCGGTAAGCGTCTGGAACTGCTCAAGCAGGCCGTTCCAGGGGTCACCCGGGTCGCTGTCCTCTGGCAGCCAGGTGGCAGCGGCGGAGGCACGGAAAAGGACGTGCTGAAGGAAGTAGAAGTCGCGGCACGGGCGCTGGGGGTGCGGCTGCAATTCGTTGAGGCGCGAGGTCCCGCCGATTTCGACAGGGCCTTCTCGGACATGACCAGGGAGCGCGCGGGTGCTCTGACTGTGTTGGGAAGCGCCATGTTCGCCAATGAACGAAGACGCCTCGTGGACCTGGCGGCAAAGAACCGGCTGCCGGGAGTGTACGGATTCCGGGAGTATGTCGATGCCGGGGGCCTTATGGCCTATGGACCGAACGTTGCTGATTTGTTTCAGCGTGCCGCTACCTATGTGGACAAGATTCTCAAGGGCATGAAGCCCGCTGACCTGCCCGTCGAGCAGCCAACGAAGTTCGAGCTGGTCATCAATCTCAAGACCGCCAAGGCCCTCGGCCTGACGATCCCGCCGGCGGTGCTGGGGCGGGCGGATCAGGTCATCAAGTGACTGGACGAATTCGGTGGGAGCCCGTATGTCACCGGGGCGCTCGAGCGCGCAGGCTGCGGACGCGGAAGCCCACGCGCGACCCGAGCGGCGGCGGCGTCTCTACTTGAAGTGCTTGACGACCTTCTTGGCCATGAGGTCGATCTGCTTGGGGTCGTCGGACACCGGTCCCAGCACGAGGTACTGGAGCCCGGCCTTCCGCAGGTCGTCGATCCGCGCGTTGATGCGGTCGATCCCTCCGACCATGTAGCACTCCTTCAGGTGCTCGTAGCTCCGGTGGGTGCCCATGGCGCGAAGGAACGGCGCCTTCGACTGCGCGACGGCCTTGTCGTGGCTCGCGGTGTCCACGAGGTGGGTGAAGTTGCAGTGCCCGAAGGTGAGCTTCTTCGGATCCTTCCCCATGTCCTTCGCGTGCCGCTGGAGCTGCGCCCAATCACGCTTGACCCACTCCTGCTTCCCCGAGCAGCGCGAGAGCCAGTTGCCGGCCTTGACGATGCGGTCCATGACCGTCGTGGCGATGACCGGCACGTCGTGGTCGGTCGCGTCGGGCACGCGCGAGCCGCCCGAGACCCAGATGGGCGGCATCTTCGGCGGCCGGGGCTCGATGGTCACGTCGTTGAACTGGTAGTACTTGCCCAGGAACGACGCGTTCGGCTTCGTCAGCAGCAGCGTCACGGCCTCGATGATCTCGTCGGTCCGCTTCCCGCGCTCCTCGATGCGCGAGCCCGTCACCTCGTACTCGCGCGCGTACCACCCGGGACCGACTCCGAACATATAGCGGTTCTCCGAGAGGTGGCAGAGCGTCGAGATCTCCTTCGCCAGGACCACCGGGTGACGCACCGGCAGCACCAGGATGCCCGTGGCGATCTTGACCTTCTTGGTCAGCGCGGCGGCGAAGGCGAGCGAGTTCAGCGGTTCGAGCCAGGCATTGCCGTAGAGCCCCGGCGCCGACAGGAGGTGGTCGATGACCCAGACGTCGATGCCGTGGTCCTCGCACTTCTCGATGGACTCGCGGATGCGCTTGACGTTCTTCGGGTCGCTCTTGCCGCCGCTCCATGCGTACGTCGGAATCCAGGCGCCGAACTTCAGCTTGGCCATCGCGGACATCCTCCTCGACGGTGTCAGGGGTAGGTACCGGGCACCAATATTACTCGAAGCGCCGGCCTGGGGCGGCCGCGCGTCACGGGGGCGGCAGCGCGCCCGTCCTGTCCACGATCATGCGGTAGTGCTCGGGGCGGCGATGCTTGGCGAAGTTGAACGTGGTGTCCTTGTAGGAGCGAGTCAGATCGAAGTCGCAGCGTGCCACGCAGAGCTCGTCGCCCAGCGTCGTGCACATGGCCACGGTCTCCCCCGAGGGCGCGATGATTTGGCTCTGGCCGATCATGTCGCACCCCTCTTCCCTGCCGCACTTGGCCACGCCCACCACCCACGTCCCGTTCTGATAGGCCCCCGCCCGCATCGAAAGCTGATTGTGGAAGTTCCCGAGGAGATCGTGCTCCGGCGCCGGCGGGTGGTGGACGGGCGTGTTGTAGCCGAGCAGGACCATCTCCACACCCTGGAGCCCCATGACCCGGTACGTCTCGGGCCAGCGCCGATCGTTGCAGATGCACATGCCGATCAGTCCCCCGAAGGCGCGCCAGACTCCCCAGCCGAGATCGCCCACCTCGAAGTAGCGCTTCTCGAGGTGCTGGAAGGCGCGCCACGGCTCGTGTAGGGCGTGGCCGGGGAGGTGGATCTTCCGGTACTTGCCGGCGATGCGCCCGGCCTGGTCCACGAGGATCGAGGTGTTGAAGCGGTGACTTACCCGGCCCTCGGTGACCAACTCGGCGTAGCCGAGATAGAAGCCGATGCCGAGACGACGCGACTCGTCGAAAAGCGGCAGCGTCTCGGGCCCCGGCATCTCCCGCTCGAAGAAGGCGTCGATCTCTGCCTGGTCTGTCATCCACCAGCGCGGGAAAAAGGTCGTCAGCGCCAGCTCCGGAAAGACCAC contains these protein-coding regions:
- a CDS encoding DUF222 domain-containing protein, which codes for MQNHSSSELDRLGDEIALLSAHLDAATARLLSMIREFDARGGWNTGFRSCAAWLSWRVGLDLGAARERVRVARALETLPLLAEALARGQVSYAKVRAITRVATPETEARLLAVGRAGTAAHVERIVRGWRRVDRRAEARETTLRHASRALHVHQDEDGMVVLRGRLEPEVGALLMQALTAAREALYQRARVPDGEVVGCTPKVRHGN
- a CDS encoding ABC transporter substrate-binding protein; the protein is MIDRRRFLAGSGAVLLVAPFAAEAQQAAKISRIGYLASNLAASPHMNEAFRQGLRDLGYVEGRNVVIEYRDAGGKFERLPALAAELVALKVDVIVASDTPAAQAAKQATRTLPIVFIGAGDPVTSGLVSSLARPGGNVTGLSLLAPELVGKRLELLKQAVPGVTRVAVLWQPGGSGGGTEKDVLKEVEVAARALGVRLQFVEARGPADFDRAFSDMTRERAGALTVLGSAMFANERRRLVDLAAKNRLPGVYGFREYVDAGGLMAYGPNVADLFQRAATYVDKILKGMKPADLPVEQPTKFELVINLKTAKALGLTIPPAVLGRADQVIK
- a CDS encoding LLM class flavin-dependent oxidoreductase; this encodes MAKLKFGAWIPTYAWSGGKSDPKNVKRIRESIEKCEDHGIDVWVIDHLLSAPGLYGNAWLEPLNSLAFAAALTKKVKIATGILVLPVRHPVVLAKEISTLCHLSENRYMFGVGPGWYAREYEVTGSRIEERGKRTDEIIEAVTLLLTKPNASFLGKYYQFNDVTIEPRPPKMPPIWVSGGSRVPDATDHDVPVIATTVMDRIVKAGNWLSRCSGKQEWVKRDWAQLQRHAKDMGKDPKKLTFGHCNFTHLVDTASHDKAVAQSKAPFLRAMGTHRSYEHLKECYMVGGIDRINARIDDLRKAGLQYLVLGPVSDDPKQIDLMAKKVVKHFK
- a CDS encoding N-carbamoyl-D-amino-acid hydrolase; this translates as MSRIVTVGAAQLGPIQLADARPQVVKRLLDLLHQAKAHGCDLVVFPELALTTFFPRWWMTDQAEIDAFFEREMPGPETLPLFDESRRLGIGFYLGYAELVTEGRVSHRFNTSILVDQAGRIAGKYRKIHLPGHALHEPWRAFQHLEKRYFEVGDLGWGVWRAFGGLIGMCICNDRRWPETYRVMGLQGVEMVLLGYNTPVHHPPAPEHDLLGNFHNQLSMRAGAYQNGTWVVGVAKCGREEGCDMIGQSQIIAPSGETVAMCTTLGDELCVARCDFDLTRSYKDTTFNFAKHRRPEHYRMIVDRTGALPPP